Genomic DNA from Mycobacterium stomatepiae:
GGTGCCGCCAAGTCTACGACGACGGTGAGGCCACCCCCGGGAGTATCGCCGGCCTGGACGTTGCCGCCCATGGCTTCGACGAAGCCGCGGGCCACCGACATCCCCAGTCCGACGCCGGTGCTGTTGTCGTGATCGCCGAGCCGCTGAAACGGCTCGAAGAGCTGATCCTCGCCGCCGTGCGGGATGCCGGGGCCTTCGTCGATGACGTTGATCAGGACCCGATCGCCGACCCGCCCCGCGTTGACCCTGACCACGCAGTTGGGCGCGTAGCGCAGCGCATTGTCGATCAGGTTGGCCAGCACCCGTTCCAACAGCCCGGGATCGGCCATTGCGACGGCGGCACCCACGTCGACCTTGACGCGGTCGATCGCCGATCGGTAGAAGCCGGTGGCGCCCTTGCCAATACTGACCAGTGCGCGTTGTACCGCTTCCTCCAGATACACCTGGCGCAAGTCCGGGCGAACCACGCCGGCGGCCAGCCGCGACGAATCGAGTAGATTGCCCACCAATGCGGTGAGCTGGTCGATCGACTCCTCGATCGTGGCCAGCAGTTCGGCCGTGTCCTCGGGGGAGAACGCGACATCCTCGGCACGCAAACTCGACGCCGCGACCTTGGCCGCGGCCAACGGTGTGCGCAGGTCATGGCTGACCGCTGAAAGCAGCGAGCGGCGCAGCTCGTCGGCGCGCACGATGGCCTCGGTGCGACTGGCCTCCTCCGCCAGCTCGCCCTGGCGGACAAGACCCGCCGCTTGCTTGGCCACCGCGGTCAACACCCGGCGATCGCGAGCGGAAAGCTTGCGCCCCGCCATCAGCATCCAGAACTCGTCGTCACCGACCTCGATCGCGGTGTCGGCGGAATCGACGGTCACGCAAGGATCTTTGCCGACGCAGGCGATGATGTGGGCCTTTTTGCCGTTAGCCCGTTCCTCGTCGCCGGGCTCGCGCAGCATGCTGACGGCGCGCTGCGAATACGTCTCGCGCACCCGCTCGAGCAGCGTTTCGAGGTCGGCGCCGCGCAGTACCGAACCGGCGAACAGCGTGAGCAATTCGGCCTCGTGCGAGGCCAGCCGGGCTTCCCGGGCCCGCTTGGCGGCGAAGTCGACCACCACCGCGACCGCGACGGCGATCAGCAGCAGCACCAGTTCGGTGATGGCGTTGTTCGGTTCGGCGATCGTGAAGCTGTGCCGCGGTGTGATCAGGTAGTAGTTCAGCAGCAGGCCGGACAGCACCGCCGAAAGAGCCGCCGGCGCAACGCCTCCCAGTAGGCCCACTAGCAACACGCCGACGAAGAACAGTGCACTCTCCCCGCCGGTGTCCAGATACGAGTCGAGCACCGTCACGGTGACCGCGCAGATGGCCGACGGGACGATGGCCGCGGCCAGCCAGGACGCGATGCGTCGGTCGCGCGGCGCCAACGACGCCAGGCGAAAGCCGCGTTTGGATTCCTCGTGCGTGACGATGTGCACGTCGATCTTGCCCGACTGCTGGACAACGGTGGTGCCGATGCCCTCCTCGAATATCCGCGCCCACCGCGATCGGCGGGATGTCCCGATGACCAGTTGGGTCGCGTTCATCTCCCGGGCGAAATCCAGTAGCGCCGTGGGTACATCGTCGCCGACGACGGTGTGCACCGAAGCATCCAGGCTGCTCGCCAGGTCGCGGATCTTGGCCATGCGAGTCTCGGACAGGCCGGCCAGCCCGTCCCCGCGAACCACGTGTACGACCATCAGCTCGGCGCTGGATTTCGACGCGATCCGGGATGCCCTGCGTACCAAAGTTTCCGACTCGGGTCCACCCGTGATCGCGACGACGACGCGCTCGCGCGCCTCCCACATATCGGTGATCTTGTTCTCGGCGCGGTATTTAGCCAGTGCGGTATCGACCTGGTCGGCCAGCCATAGCAACGCCAATTCCCGCAGCGCGGTGAGATTTCCGCGTCGGAAGTAGTTCGACAACGCGGCGTCGACCTTCTCCGAGGCGTAGACGTTGCCGTGGGAGAGCCTGCGCCGCAGCGCCTCCGGCGTGATGTCGATGAGTTCGACCTGCGACGCTTCTCGCACAATCGAATCCGGGATCGTCTCCTTCTGTTCGATTCCGGTGATCTGCGCGACGACATCGTTGAGGCTTTCCAGATGCTGGATGTTGACCGTGGAGATCACGGTGATCCCGGCGTCGCGCAACTCCTCGACGTCCTGCCAGCGCTTATTGTTCTTGCTTCCCGGTGTATTGGTGTGGGCGAGTTCGTCGACCAGAACGACCTGGGGACGCCGTGCCAGCACGGCCGGCACGTCGAGTTCGGGAAAGCTGCCGCCGCGGTATTCGATAAAACGCGGCGCGATGATCTCGATGCCTTCCAGCATCTGAGCGGTTTTCGCGCGGCCATGGGTCTCGACCACCGCGGCAACCAGATCGGTGCCACGCTCCAGGCGCCGGTGTGCTTCACCGAGCATCGCGTACGTCTTACCGACACCCGGAGCCGCACCGAGATAGATGCGTAGCTCCCCGCGCTTGGGATGGTGGTCCGCGACGCTCACGTCACCCATCATCCCCCCGAATCGCTAGCCCGTGACCGGAAACCGGTGGTCGAGTTCTAGATTCAGTTGCAGGACATTGACCGTCGGCTCGCCGAAGAATCCCAGGGGTCGGCCGTCGGTGTATTTGGCGAGGACCGCCCGGATCTGGTCCGGGCTCGCGTGACGCGCCTTGGCCACCCGCGCGACCTGAATCTCGGCGTAGGCCGGCGAGATGTTCGGATCCAGGCCGCTAGCGCTGGCGGTGACCGCGTCTGCGGGCACCTGCGGGTTGCTCGGGGCGGCACCGCGAATGGGCACGATCTGCCCGGCCGAGTAGTCGTCGCCGAACTTCGCGCATTCGACCCGGATACCTTCATAGAGGTCCAGGAAGGGCTGTTTGGTCGTCGCACACGGCTCGTTGACGCTGACCACGCGGGTCGGGTGGACGACGTAGCCGCGTGCATCGCGGGGGCCGATCACCGACAGCACCGCTCCGACGCCGCCGCCGGTGCAGAACGGGCGCGACCCGTCGACGCCTTCGAGTTGCCCGATCGCCACGCTGCGCGAGCACACCTGCGTCAGCAGGCTCGGCTTGAATCCGGCGTCGGATGCGCTGGCCCCGGAGGCCAGTTTGGCCGGATCGCCCGGTGTGTCGACAGTGCTCTCAGGCCCAAGGTTGCTGCCGCCGCTCGCCGTCGGGTCATAACCGTTGCTGCCCGCGGCTGAGGGACGGCTTTGGAAATATTTCTGCAGCGGGTTGCCGGACGAGTCGGTGAACGACTGACCGATCAGCTCGCTGCCGATCGGCTTGCCGCCGGCGGTGAGAATAGAGCCCTCCGCCTTGTCGTGCAGGCCCGGGATCAGGGCCACCAACCAGATCAGCAGTGGGTAGCCAAATCCCAGGATCACGGTGAAGACAAGCAGCGCGCGCAGCGCGGCCCAGTGTTGACGAAGCGTGTTGGCGATGTTCATCTCAGGCCATCCCGGGAAGCAGTTGAACCAGTAAGTCGATGAGCTTGATCCCGACGAACGGGGCGACGATGCCACCCAGGCCGTAGATGTAGAGATTGCGGCTCAGCAGTTTCGAAGCGCGGCTGGGCGTATACCGAACACCGCGCAGCGCCAACGGAATCAGGGCGACGATGACGATCGCGTTGAAGATGACCGCGGACAGGATCGCCGATTCCGGGCTGTGCAGCCGCATCACGTTGATCAAATCCAGGCCCGGGAAGAGCGCGACGAACATCGCCGGGATGATCGCGAAATACTTGGCGATGTCGTTGGCGATCGAGAAGGTCGTCAACGCGCCGCGGGTGATCAGCAATTGCTTACCGATCTCCACGATCTCGATCAGCTTGGTCGGATCGGAGTCCAAATCGACCATGTTGCCGGCCTCTTTGGCCGCCGAGGTGCCGGTGCTCATCGCCACCCCGACGTCGGCCTGCGCCAGCGCCGGGGCGTCGTTAGTCCCGTCACCGGTCATCGCCACCAGGCGCCCGCCCTGCTGCTCCTTCTTGATCAGCATCATCTTGTCTTCGGGCGTGGCCTCGGCGAGGAAGTCGTCCACGCCGGCCTCGTCGGCGATCGCCTTGGCGGTCAACGGATTATCGCCGGTGATCATCACGGTCCGGATGCCCATCAGGCGCATCGCGTCGAACCGTTCGCGCATGCCCTGCTTCACCACGTCTTTGAGGTGAATGACGCCGAGCACTCGAGCTGCTGCGGCGCTTCCGCCGCGTTCGACCTGTCCGACCACGAGCGGGGTTCCGCCGGCTGCCGAGATGCCGTCGACGATCTCACCGAGTTCGGTCGGAACGTTGCCGCCGTTACCGCGGATCCACTCGGAGACCGAGCTGGCCGCGCCCTTGCGGAGCTGCCGTCCATCGATGTCGACTCCCGACATCCGGGTTTGCGCAGTGAATTCCACCCACGTCGCGTGGGTCAGCTCCCCGGGTGTCCGTGCGCGCAGGCCGTAAGCCTCTTTGGCGTAGACGACAATCGAACGGCCCTCCGGGGTTTCGTCGGCGAGGCTGGACAGTTGCGCGGCGTCGGCCAGGTCCGCACTGGTCACCCCGGTCACCGGAATGAATTCCGACGCCTGGCGATTCCCGAGCGTGATCGTTCCGGTCTTGTCCAGCAGCAGCGTGTTGACGTCTCCGGCCGCCTCGACCGCGCGGCCCGACATGGCCAGCACGTTGCGCTGCACCAGCCGGTCCATGCCGGCGATGCCGATCGCCGACAGCAGCGCGCCGATCGTGGTCGGAATCAGGCACACCAGCAGCGCGACCAGAACAATGCCGCTGATGCCGTTGGCGTCGAGAGCCTGGGTGTCGGGCACTCCGGGGTTGTTCGCCTTGGAGTAGATCGCCAGCGGCTGCAGTGTGGCGACGGCGAACACGAAGATGATCGTCAGCGCCGCCAGCAGAATGTTCAGCGCGATCTCGTTCGGCGTCTTCTGCCGGTTCGCGCCCTTGACGAGCGCGATTATCCGGTCCACGAAGCTCTCGCCCGGCTTTTGGGTGATCTTGACGACGATGCGGTCCGACAGCACGGTTGTCCCACCGGTCACTGCCGAGCGGTCACCGCCGGATTCCCGGATCACCGGAGCGGATTCGCCGGTGATGGCCGATTCGTCAACCGAGGCAATGCCTTCGACGACGTCGCCGTCACCCGGGATAACCTGACCCGCGACGACCACCACGAAGTCACCCTGTTGCAGCAACGGCGCGGCGATCTCTTCGACGGTTCCCTCGGCGCCCGGCTTCCAATCGCTGAGCCGGTGCGCAATGGTGTCGGCCTTCGTCTTGCGCAGCGTGTCGGCCTGCGCCTTACCGCGCCCCTCGGCCACCGCCTCGGCCAGGTTCGCGAAAAACACTGTCAGCCACAACCAGAACACGGTGAGCCAGCTGAACCAGGTGCTGTCGCCGAACGCGAGCACCGTCGACCAGACGGCACCGATCTCGACAATGAACATCACCGGGTTGCGCCACAGCGTGCGAGGGTCGAGCTTGCGCAGTGCGTCCGGCAGCGACTTCAGCAGCAGGGCGGGGTCGAGCAGACCGCCCTGAAGCTTGTCGCCGGGCGCGTGGGAGGTACGTCGGCGGGTGTGGGAATCCAAGGTAGTAGTCACTTTTAGCGAATCCCTTCGGCGAGCGGCCCGAGCGCCAGCGCGGGCAGGAAGGTGAGGGCAACCAGAATGACGGTCACGCCCACCACCAGTCCGACGAACTGCGGCTTGTGGGTGGGCAGGGTGCCGCTGGACTCGGGCGTCATGCCCTGGCGTGCCAGCGAACCGGCAAGCGCGAGAACGAGAACCATCGGTAGGAATCGGCCGAAGGCCATCGCCAGGCCCAGAGCGGTGTTCCACCAGACCGTGTTGGCGGACAGGCCGGCGAAAGCCGAACCGTTGTTGTTCGCGGCGGAGGTGAAGGCGTAGAGCACCTCGGACAGGCCGTGCGGCCCGCTGTTGGCCATCCCGGCACGCTCGCCGGGCAGCGCCATCGCGATCGCGGTGCCCAGCAAGACGATGAGCGGCGTGACCAGGAAATAGGCTGAAGCCAGCTTCATTTCGCGCGGATTGATCTTCTTGCCCAGGTACTCCGGCGTCCGGCCGACCATCAAGCCGGCGACGGACACCGTGATGACCGCCAGGATCAGGATGCCGTACAGGCCCGAGCCGGTGCCACCGGGCGCGACCTCACCGAGCTGCATGTTGAACATCGTCATCATGCAGCCCAGGCTGGTGTAGGAGTCGTGCGTGGAATCGACTGCGCCGGTTGAGGTCAGCGTGGTCGCGTCGGCGAATACCGCGGAGTCGGCGACCCCGAAGCGCTGCTCGACGCCCTCGTACGAGGCGCCCACGGCCGAGGGAACGGTGCCGTGGTGTTGCAACTGGAACAGCATCATGAACGTGACGGACAGGACGGCCAGGACGCTGACCACCGCGGCGATCGCGTAGCCCTGCTTCTTGCTGTCCACCATGCGGCCGAACGTGCGTGGCAGCGAGAAGCTGATGACCAGCAACAAGAAGATCTCGACCCAGTTGGTCCACGCGGTCGCGTTCTCGAATGGGTGCGCCGAGTTGGCGTTGTAGAAGCCACCACCGTTGGTGCCCAACAACTTAATAGCTTCCTGACTGGCGACCGGACCGCCGGGCAGGGTCTGCGGGGCACCGGCCAACGTGGTGACGACCTGGTCGTTGAGGTGGAAATTCTGGACGACGCCGCCGGCCAGCAAGACGAGCGCGCCGATGATCGAGATCGGCAACAGGATGCGCAGCGTGCCGCGGGTCAGGTCCACCCAGAAGTTGCCCAATTCGTTGGTGCGGTGCCGGGCGAACCCGCGGACCAGCGCGACGGCGACGGCCATACCGACCGCTGCGGAGACGAAGTTCTGTACCGCCAGGCCGGCCATCTGGACCAGGTGGCCCATCGTCGACTCGCCAGAGTAGGCCTGCCAGTTGGTGTTTGTGACGAAGCTGATCGCGGTGTTCCATGCCAGCGCCGGTGTCATCTTGGTGCCCGGATCCTGCAGATGCAGCGGCAGCTTGTCCTGCACGAGTTGCAAGACGAACAGGAACACGACGCTGACCGCCGAAAAGGCCAGCACGCTGCGGGCATACGTTTTCCACGTCTGCTCCGAGTCGGGGTTGGCGCCGATCAAGCGATAGATGAATTTCTCAGTGCGCGAATGTCTTTCGGCACTGTAGACCCGATACATGTAATCGCCCAGCGGTACGTGAACAACCGCCAGCGCGACGATCAGCAGGACGAGGAAAACCACACCCGCCGCCGTGCCGCTCATTAGAACCGCTCCGGGTACATCAGGGCGGCCCCCAGTAGCAGGGCTATCAGGATGGACAGGATGAGGCCCACCGTGTTTGCGGTGCTCACGATCCCAGCCTCAGCGTCAAGCCGAGCGCGGCGAAGATCGCCACAGTCAGCAAGAGGTAAATGACCACAGACATTTTTGTCTTTCGTTCGATGACCCGTTGATGCCTGATCGTTCTCGGGCAACAGTAACCTGACCTCGGGTGAGGAGGGCAGGTTTGAGGCTAGGCTCGATTGCGGTCCGCGGCGTTCGCCCTTAACGCTTTCTTTACGTCTTGACCGCAACTTTTGCGGTCTTGTTGACCATTGCCCGCCCGGCGTGTGGCGGGCGTCTCACCGATCTGCGTCAGCCGGTGCTCGGACCGTCGATCATCGGCAGCCGCACCCGGAAGACCGTTCGGCCGTTGGCGGATTCGGCACTGACCGAGCCGTGATGGGCCTTGACGATCGAACTGACGATGGCCAGGCCCAGGCCGATGCCCGAGTCGTCGGACCGGGACGTGTTCGCCCGGACGAATCGCTCGAACAGCCGGGGGAGCAGATCCGCGTCGATGCCGGGCCCGTCATCGGCAACGGTGAGTTCCACGTACGGTGCGCCGGGATCGCTGCGCTGGCAGGTGATCGCGGTGGTCACCGTGACGCCGGGCGGCGTGTGCAACCCGGCATTGCTGTGCAGGTTGCTGACCAATTGATGCAATCGGGCATGATCCCCGCGGACCCAGACCGGTCCCTCGGGCAGGTCTTTGAGCCAGCGGTGCGTCGTCGCGGCGACCGCGGCGTCGTTCACCGCGTTCATGACCAGCTCGGCCAGGTCGACGTCCTCGTTCTGCAGATCCTCGCCCTCGCCCAGGCGGGAAAGCAGCAACAGCTCCTCGACGAGCAACGCCATCCGGCGTGCTTCGGACTCGATGCGGGCCAGCGCGTACTCGGTGGTCGGCGGTAACGCCGAACTGTCCTGGCGGGTCAGCTCGGCGTAACCCTGAATCGCCGCCAGCGGCGTTCTCAGCTCGTGGCTGGCGTCGGTGAGGAACTGCCGCATGCGCATGTCGGAATCGACGCGATGCGCCAGCGCGCTATCCACGTTGTCCAGCAACCGGTTTAGGGTGTGTCCGACGATCCCGACCTCGTTGTCCGGGTCGGTGTCTTCCTTGCGGACTCGGACACTGATCCGATGGTCGTCGCCGGTGAGCGGCATCGCGGCGACTTCGGCGGCCGTCGCCGCGACGCGGCGCAGTGGACGAAGGGTGTAGCCCACCACCCAGACGGTGAGCCCCGCGGTAATCATCAGGGCAGCCGCGATCAGCAGGCTCGTGGTGATGTATTTGCGGGCCATGATCTGGTCGGCCAGCCTCACCGACATCCCGACGATCAGCAGGTCGGATCCTTCGCGGAGGCTATCGACGCGGTAGGCGCCCAGGCTCCCGAGCCGTACCGTACGGGGTGGCGCGTCGGCCCAGGACAGCGATTCGATCGCGTCAATGACGTCGGGCGGGGCCGGTTTTGGTTCGTCCTCGGAGAACACCGCGGAGCCGATCACGGTGCCGTTGTGCAGGACGGCGATCAGGTTGCCCGGCGTTTGCCCGGTGAATTCGAGCATCGCCTGGTCCACCGGCGGACGGCCGCGGTGCGCCGAGGTGTGTTCGCCGTTCTGGTATCGGGTGTACGAGTTGCTCAACGCGTCGAGGGATTCGGCGACGTCGGCATCGCTGATCGCGGTGACGTAGCCGCGCAGGCTAAGTACCGAGACCACGCCGACGGACACCAATACCACTGTGACAACGGCCAATACGCCGATCAGTAATTGGCGGCGCAGTGACCGGGGTAACCAGAAAGGAGTGTTTCGTTGGCCCGTCATTCCAGCGGCCGCAGCATGTATCCAACACCACGGACGGTGTGGATCATCGGCTCCCGGCCCGAGTCGATCTTCTTGCGCAAATACGAGATGTAGAGGTCGACGATGCTGGTGCGCCCGGCGAAGTCGTAGTTCCAGACCCGGTCGAGGATCTCGGTGCGGCTCAGCGCTCGGCGCGGATTACGCATCAGGAAACGCAGCAGCTCGAACTCGGTCGACGACAGCGATATCGGCGCGCCGTCGCGGGTGACCTCGCGGCTGGCGGTGTCCAGTCGTAGGTCGCCCACCTTGAGCGCTTCGGCGGCCGGTGGGGACAACTGGCTGGAGCGGCGCAGCAACCCGCGAAGCCGGGCGACCAGCTCCTCGAGGCTGAACGGCTTGGTCATGTAGTCGTCGGCGCCCGCGGTCAGGCCGGTGACCCTGTCCATGACCGAATCGCGGGCGGTCAGAAACAGCGTGGGTGTGTAGGCGTCGGACTCGCGGATCCGCTGCAGAATGCGCAGGCCATCCATGTCGGGAAGCATGATGTCGAGAACCAGCACGTCAGGGGTGACCCGGTCGAACTTGGCCAGCGCCTCGCGCCCGTTGTGGGCGATCTCCACCACCCAACCCTCGTAGTGCAGGGCCATTTTGACCAGGTTCGTCAGCGCCGGCTCGTCGTCCACCAGCAAAACCCGGATCGGTGATCCGTCGGCACGATAGATCCTGGGCAGCTGTCCGAGGATGGCTTGACGCGGACGCTGGCTACCCGCGTATCCCGACATAACAGTCATGTTCTCGAATTCTCGCAAAGCACATATGCGCTTGTCACGGAGTTCATAGACTTCTCAAATGTCGCGAAGCCGCAGGTCCGGCCTCTTGCGGGCGTGGCCGCAAATGTTGCTGTGCTCCAACGATTTTCGTGACGCGACGAAGCCGGTCAATATTTGCGAATCCAATGAAGGCGGCGAGGTGTTACCGCGGCGGGTGCCGCACACCGATCGGTGTGCGGCCCCGTCTGAAACGAGAGGTGTCAGGTCCAGCTGGACCCGACGGCGCTGTCGGTGCTGGCCATGTTGTTGCCGGCACTTTGCACCTTCTGCCCGTGCTGGTTGGCCTGCTCGTAGATCACCTGGAAGTTGCGACCCAACTGGGTGATGAACTCCTGGCACGCCACCGAACCGGCGCCACCCCAGAAGTCACCGGCAGCCAACACATCGCGAACGATGGCCTGGTGCTCGGCCTCCAACGAGGCGGCCTGCGCGCGAATCAACGCGCCATGCGCGTCCACATCTCCGAACTGGTAATTGATCGACATTGTCTTTGTCCTCCTGAGTTAAAAGTGTTGGGAAGCTGCGAGTTTGGGCTAGCTGCCGAGGATCTGCTGCGAGTGCTGCTCTTGCGTCTCGTAGTTGTTGGCGTCACGGATCAGCCCGTCACGCACGCCGTGGAGCATGTTGACAATGTTGTTGAACGCCTGGTTCATCTGACCCATCGTGTCGTACGACGTGGCCTGGGCCTGACCGCTCCAGCCCGCACCGGCGATGTTCATCGACGACGCCCACATCTTGCGAGCCTCATCCGACACCGTCTGCGCATGCATCTCAAAACGGCCCGCCATCGCACGCATCGCGTGCGGGTCGGTCATAAAACGTGTTGCCATGTTGCCTTTCTCCTTTTTTGGGTGCTGCTTCTAATTGATGGAAGATTGGTGATTGGTCTGGGCGCGGGGGTAGCCGCGCAGCGAATAGATTACGGCCTAGCGGTTAACTGCCAGCTTCGAAAGCGTGACATGTGAACCCCATTTTGGCCGGTTATACGACAACCTGTTTGGGCATGACGATCGGCTTGAAGCCGTAGCGCGGCCCGGCGTAAGCACCGGCGCCCTTGGCTCCCGCCACCATTCCCGGCATACCCGGCGCACCCATGACCGAGGCTTCCTCGGTGGCCGCGGTCCAGCCCGAGCCCTCGAGCGGCGCGGTCGCTGCCGCCAGCTCCGTCGCGGGGGCGGCGTTGGCCGCCCAACTGGCCGGCACCGAGAGACGGCTGACGGTGGATGCCCCACCGAGGCTCGCCCTCGCCGCGCTGCCCAAGCCGCCCGCGCCCGCCATCGGCGACACCGAGCTGACCACGGAGCCTTCGATGATGCCGCCGGCACCGGCGGGCACCACGTCGCTGACCGCGGCCGCCGGCACCGCGGCACTGGCAAGGGTGTGGCCCAGCGATACCGCCGTAGGAATGGTGATCATGGTGAACCACGCCACGGTGTTGACCGCACCGTTGATCGCGTTCAGCACCGATGGAGTACCGAGGAAGCCGTCGATCGACTGCAGCAGGTTGTTGCTCACGACGGGGTTGGTGATTTGCAGCGCGTCGGCCAACGACTGCAGATCAGCCGCCTGGAACAGGCTGTTGGCGTCCTCCAGGGCGGGACCCGCCGGGTCGACGGTCGACGCCAGCGGGGTCACCGGCTGCAACATCCCCGCCGCCGCATCGGAAGCGGCCTGGTACGCGCTCATGGCGGTGGCGTCCTGCACCCACATCTCGGCGTACTCCGTCTCCAACTCGGTGAGCACCGGGAGGCTGAACGGGACCGCCGCGAGCGCAGCCGCGTACTCCGCGCGGTTGGTGAAGACGAGCGCCGGGTTTACCACCCCGGCGTATGCCGCCTCGAAAGCCGCTGCCGACGCGGAGGCCGCAGACCCCGCTTGCTCCAATGTGGCCGCCGCGTCGGTCAGGTACGTCACGATCGTCTGGGCGGCGGTCGCGGCCGCGGACGACCCACCACCGGTCCACACATCTGTCGTCAGCGTCGTGATGATCGATTCCCACGACGTTGCCGTGGTGCTCACCTCGGCACCCAGGTTGGCGTACGCGGCCGCGGCGGCCATGAGTGGTGCCGAGCCCGGGCCGCTCCACACGAGCGTCGAGGTGATCTCCGGCGGTAGGGCTGCAAAGTCCATAACCATTTTTTGTATCCCGCTCCTCTTATCGGTCGAATGTGTGAGTTAGGTCGGCGCCGCGGTCTAGACGGCCTTCAATTTCGGCATGACGATCGGCTTGACGCCGTAGCGCGGCGCACCGAAGCCGGACGAGGCGCGTCCCGCGCCGGTAACCATGCCGGGCATGCCGGCGATCGGCGTGCCGGTGGCCTGTGGTGCCGCGCCGGTCCAGCCCACGGTGTGCAGCGGTGTGGTGGCGCCCGCCACCGGAGTGATCTGGCTGCCGACCCAACTCGGCGGCACCGACATG
This window encodes:
- a CDS encoding WXG100 family type VII secretion target, which encodes MATRFMTDPHAMRAMAGRFEMHAQTVSDEARKMWASSMNIAGAGWSGQAQATSYDTMGQMNQAFNNIVNMLHGVRDGLIRDANNYETQEQHSQQILGS
- a CDS encoding PPE family protein, SVP subgroup; this translates as MVMDFAALPPEITSTLVWSGPGSAPLMAAAAAYANLGAEVSTTATSWESIITTLTTDVWTGGGSSAAATAAQTIVTYLTDAAATLEQAGSAASASAAAFEAAYAGVVNPALVFTNRAEYAAALAAVPFSLPVLTELETEYAEMWVQDATAMSAYQAASDAAAGMLQPVTPLASTVDPAGPALEDANSLFQAADLQSLADALQITNPVVSNNLLQSIDGFLGTPSVLNAINGAVNTVAWFTMITIPTAVSLGHTLASAAVPAAAVSDVVPAGAGGIIEGSVVSSVSPMAGAGGLGSAARASLGGASTVSRLSVPASWAANAAPATELAAATAPLEGSGWTAATEEASVMGAPGMPGMVAGAKGAGAYAGPRYGFKPIVMPKQVVV
- a CDS encoding WXG100 family type VII secretion target, whose product is MSINYQFGDVDAHGALIRAQAASLEAEHQAIVRDVLAAGDFWGGAGSVACQEFITQLGRNFQVIYEQANQHGQKVQSAGNNMASTDSAVGSSWT